From the genome of Haloferax sp. Atlit-12N:
CGTCGACGAGGCCCGGCGCGACAACCGCGCCCGAGAGGGTTCGGGTCTCGCCTTTTGTCTCGTCACCGACGGACGCGATGCGCCCGGTCGACTCGTCTATCACCACGTTCGCCTCGCGGGCCCCGTCGGCGTCGACGACCCGCACATCGGTAAGCGTGAACATGGCTCTCTCAATCGGGGGAGACGACGTAAAGCCGCGGATGTCGGCGAGGCGGAACCGCACGACTCCGGGGCGTTCGAACGCGACGGAAAACGACCTGACTCACTCGGAGACGATGTCGCCGACGGTGACCGCGTCACCGACCGACAGCGTCTCACCCCACGACGACTCCGGCACGCCGGTGTTGACCATGAGGCGGAAGTCGTGGTCGAACCAGTCGCCGCCGGACCACTCGGGGAGCGTCTCGCGGCGCTTCCTCACGAGCGTCGGCCGAAAGTCGGGCGTCTCCTCGCCCGTGTCGGGGTCGCGGCTCGGGACGACACAGCGCTGGCAGGGGTTGACACCCTCGAAAGCCGCGGCACCGATAGCGAACTCGACGACCGTGCCGCGCCGGTCGAACAGGTGGTCCTCCCAGAACGGTTCGGTCGCGTCTAAGACGAGGTTCGGCCGGAGGCGACGGCGCATCTCGTCGGCGTCGATGCCGTCGAACCACGAAGCGACCGCGTCGAGCGTTCCCGTCGAGATGACTGTCGGTCCGCTGGCCTCGGTGTCGTCGGGAAATCCGCCGGCGGGGTCGCGCCGGAGTTCGACCGGGTAGCCGAAGTACGCCGAGAGCCAGTCGTCGGCCTCGGCTATCGGCCCGTCGTAGTCGTCCATCTCGGGCGCCGAGAGTTCGACCGTCCCGTCGGCGAGCGAGACGGAACTCCGGATTCGGTGGACCGCACGCTCGCGCTTCCCGTTGACGTACTCGCCGTCTTCGTCGAAGATGGCGTACTCGCGGTCACCGCGGAGCCCGCCGTTCTCGACGATGTCGGCGGCGTCGACGAACTCGGCGTCGAGCGACTTCACGGGGTAGACCGCGATGCGGTCGAGCGTCACGGCCGCCGCGCCGGCGGTCGCGGCCGCTCCCGAACCCGTCGGTTCCGACGCGTCCGAGTCGGTCGTCTGGGCGCTATCGTCGGTCGGGCTCCCGTCTGTCATCTACTCCTCGCCTTCGTCCGTCTCGTCGGACTCGTCGTCCGCGGTCGCGTCGGCGAACAGCTCGGCGATGGTCTCCTCGTCGACGATTTCGTAGCCCGCCTCGGAGACGGTGACGAGGTTCAGCTCGTCGCTCTCGATTTCGTCGTCGGCCGCGACGAGCGCCTCGACGGCGAGCGCGAGACCGTCTTCGAGCGACAGGTCCTCGGCGTACCCGTCTTCGAGGGCGGCCTGCACGTCTTCGCGGTGGCCGCCGATGGCGACTGCCTTCCACTCCTGCGGCGTCCCGGACGGGTCGGTCGCAAAGAGGCGACCCGAGCCGTTCTCGACGCCGCCGATGAGAAGTGACGCGCCGTACGGGCGAGTGCCGCCGGACTGCGTGCTCTCTTGGATGTTGTCGGTGATGGTCTTCGTGAGCGTCTCGACGCCGATGGGCTCGCCGTAGCGCAGGTGCTCGCGCTGGGCGGTCGTCCGCGCGAAGTCGACGAGCTTCCGCGCGTCGGCGACGTGGCCGGCGGTGGCCGCGCCGAGCGCGTCGTCGAGCTTGTGCAACTTCTCGATGCTTTCGGCTTCCATGAGTTCCGACGGGGTCGACCGGAGGGCCGCCAGAACGACGCCGTCGGCGGTGCGCACGCCGAGGACCGGCGCGCCGCGCTTGACGGCCTCGCGGGCGTACTCGACCTGATAGATGCGTCCGTCGGGGGAGAAAAGCGACGTACCGCGGTCGTAGGCCTGCTTGTCGTTTCGGTTCATCGTGCGACCTCCTCGCTCGCGTCGGCGACGTTCGTCATTACTCTTCGGTCAGTTCCGGAGGCGGAAAAAGCCTCCACACCCGGCATCGGTGTGGGGTTCACGCTCGAATCGCCGGACGTGACGCCAATTTCAGACGAATAGCCGGCCTGAGACCCCGAGATTACTCCTCGACCACGTCCGCGTCGGGAGCGTTCCGCTTCACGCTCTCGATGCCCTGCTTCGCCTTCTGTTTCGACGCGTAGCCCTCGCCGGAGTCGGCGAGGATGTTTCCGTTGTCGTGGACGAGTCGCCACCGGTACTTGTCCGCCGCGTCGACGAACACCTCGAAGTGCGCCTTGCTCATACTCGGAGATTGTTGTCAGCAAACAAAAGTGTACTCGCCAGCGTCGGGATTCCCGCGCCGACCTACGCCGCCTCGGGTTCGAGCGCGTCGGCGTCGACTTCTAGCAGTCGTTCCTCGCAGTCGTCACAGCGGACGACGAACACCTCCCACGACCGGCAGCACGACTCGGCCGTCTCGGAGCCGAA
Proteins encoded in this window:
- a CDS encoding HVO_2922 family protein — translated: MSKAHFEVFVDAADKYRWRLVHDNGNILADSGEGYASKQKAKQGIESVKRNAPDADVVEE
- a CDS encoding MOSC domain-containing protein; this translates as MTDGSPTDDSAQTTDSDASEPTGSGAAATAGAAAVTLDRIAVYPVKSLDAEFVDAADIVENGGLRGDREYAIFDEDGEYVNGKRERAVHRIRSSVSLADGTVELSAPEMDDYDGPIAEADDWLSAYFGYPVELRRDPAGGFPDDTEASGPTVISTGTLDAVASWFDGIDADEMRRRLRPNLVLDATEPFWEDHLFDRRGTVVEFAIGAAAFEGVNPCQRCVVPSRDPDTGEETPDFRPTLVRKRRETLPEWSGGDWFDHDFRLMVNTGVPESSWGETLSVGDAVTVGDIVSE
- the psmA2 gene encoding proteasome subunit alpha; translated protein: MNRNDKQAYDRGTSLFSPDGRIYQVEYAREAVKRGAPVLGVRTADGVVLAALRSTPSELMEAESIEKLHKLDDALGAATAGHVADARKLVDFARTTAQREHLRYGEPIGVETLTKTITDNIQESTQSGGTRPYGASLLIGGVENGSGRLFATDPSGTPQEWKAVAIGGHREDVQAALEDGYAEDLSLEDGLALAVEALVAADDEIESDELNLVTVSEAGYEIVDEETIAELFADATADDESDETDEGEE